In Streptomyces canus, one DNA window encodes the following:
- a CDS encoding response regulator transcription factor: protein MRVLVVEDEQLLADAVATGLRREAMAVDVVYDGAAALERIGVNDYDVVVLDRDLPLVHGDDVCRKIVELGMPTRVLMLTASGDVSDRVEGLEIGADDYLPKPFAFSELTARVRALGRRTSVPLPPVLERAGIKLDPNRREVFRDGKEVQLAPKEFAVLEVLMRSEGAVVSAEQLLEKAWDENTDPFTNVVRVTVMTLRRKLGEPAVIVTVPGSGYRI, encoded by the coding sequence GTGCGCGTACTCGTCGTCGAGGACGAGCAACTGCTCGCCGATGCGGTGGCCACCGGACTGCGCCGGGAGGCCATGGCCGTCGACGTCGTGTACGACGGTGCGGCCGCCCTGGAACGCATCGGAGTCAACGACTACGACGTGGTGGTCCTCGACCGCGACCTGCCCCTCGTCCACGGCGACGACGTCTGCCGCAAGATCGTCGAACTCGGCATGCCGACGCGCGTGCTGATGCTCACGGCGTCCGGCGACGTCAGCGACCGTGTCGAGGGCCTGGAGATCGGCGCCGACGACTATCTGCCCAAGCCCTTCGCGTTCAGCGAGCTGACGGCACGCGTGCGTGCCCTCGGCCGGCGCACCAGCGTGCCGCTGCCGCCGGTCCTGGAGCGCGCCGGGATCAAGCTCGACCCCAACCGCCGCGAGGTCTTCCGCGACGGCAAGGAGGTCCAGCTCGCCCCCAAGGAGTTCGCCGTCCTGGAGGTGCTGATGCGTTCCGAGGGCGCCGTCGTCTCCGCGGAGCAGCTCCTGGAGAAGGCGTGGGACGAGAACACCGACCCCTTCACCAACGTGGTGCGGGTGACCGTCATGACCCTGCGCCGCAAGCTGGGTGAGCCCGCAGTGATCGTCACCGTCCCCGGCTCCGGCTACCGGATCTGA
- a CDS encoding inositol monophosphatase family protein, which translates to MTDPLHAELLRLAQEAARRAGALLRDGRPADLAVARTKSSPIDVVTEMDIAAEKLITDLISEARPDDGFLGEEGAATEGTSGIRWVIDPLDGTVNYLYGLPTWSVSIAAEQDGETVVGVVAAPMRGETYHAVRGEGAWATGAWEGERRLTCRPAPPLEQALVSTGFNYVTKVRTHQAEVAGKLIPLLRDIRRGGSAAVDLCDLAAGRLDGYYERGLNAWDYGAGDLVAREAGALTGGRPGERPNPGLTVAGTPGVFEPLQELLEDFGAWHD; encoded by the coding sequence GTGACCGACCCCCTGCACGCGGAACTGCTTCGGCTGGCCCAGGAGGCCGCCCGTCGGGCCGGCGCTCTGCTGCGGGACGGCCGCCCGGCCGACCTCGCGGTCGCCAGGACCAAGTCCAGTCCCATCGACGTGGTGACCGAGATGGACATCGCGGCGGAGAAGCTGATCACGGACCTGATCTCCGAGGCCCGCCCGGACGACGGCTTCCTCGGCGAGGAGGGCGCCGCCACCGAGGGCACGAGTGGGATCCGCTGGGTGATCGACCCCCTCGACGGTACGGTCAACTACCTTTACGGGCTGCCGACTTGGTCCGTCTCCATCGCGGCCGAGCAGGATGGCGAGACCGTGGTGGGAGTCGTCGCGGCGCCGATGCGCGGCGAGACGTACCACGCGGTCCGAGGCGAGGGGGCCTGGGCCACGGGCGCGTGGGAGGGCGAGCGCAGGCTGACGTGCCGCCCGGCGCCGCCCCTGGAACAGGCCCTGGTGTCGACGGGCTTCAACTACGTCACGAAGGTCCGCACCCACCAGGCCGAGGTGGCCGGGAAGCTGATCCCCCTGCTCCGCGACATCCGCCGCGGCGGCTCGGCGGCGGTCGACCTGTGCGACCTGGCCGCAGGCCGCCTGGACGGCTACTACGAGCGGGGCCTGAACGCCTGGGACTACGGGGCGGGCGACCTCGTCGCCCGGGAAGCGGGCGCCCTGACCGGCGGCCGCCCCGGAGAGCGCCCGAACCCCGGCCTCACCGTCGCCGGCACCCCCGGGGTCTTCGAGCCCCTCCAGGAGCTCCTGGAGGACTTCGGCGCCTGGCACGACTGA
- a CDS encoding ferrochelatase, whose amino-acid sequence MRDALDATPYDALLLLSFGGPEGPDDVVPFLENVTRGRGIPKERLKEVGRHYFLFGGVSPINDQNRALLDALRKDFADHGLGLPIYWGNRNWAPYLTDTLREMVADGHRRILVLATSAYASYSGCRQYRENLAESLAVLQAEGLELPKIDKLRHYFNHPGFVEPMVDGVIESLAEFPEDVRDGAHLAFSTHSIPNASADTSGPVEGHGEGGAYVAQHLEVARLIADAVRERTGVDHPWQLVYQSRSGAPHIPWLEPDICDHLEERHGSGVPAVVIAPIGFVSDHMEVLYDLDTEAKAKAEELGLPMRRSATVGDDPRFAAAVRDLVLERAGVERGQEVTPCALGALGADHDVCPVGCCPARAAKPAAAGVDSPYA is encoded by the coding sequence ATGCGAGACGCGCTCGATGCCACCCCCTACGACGCCCTGCTCCTGCTCTCGTTCGGAGGCCCCGAGGGCCCCGACGACGTGGTCCCGTTCCTGGAGAACGTGACGCGCGGGCGTGGCATCCCCAAGGAACGCCTGAAGGAAGTCGGCCGGCACTACTTCCTGTTCGGCGGGGTCAGCCCCATCAACGACCAGAACCGCGCCCTGCTGGACGCCCTGCGCAAGGACTTCGCGGACCACGGCCTGGGCCTGCCGATCTACTGGGGCAACCGCAACTGGGCGCCCTACCTGACCGACACCCTGCGCGAGATGGTCGCCGACGGCCACCGCCGCATCCTGGTCCTCGCCACCAGTGCCTACGCCTCCTACTCGGGCTGCCGCCAGTACCGCGAGAACCTCGCCGAGTCGCTGGCGGTCCTTCAGGCCGAGGGCCTGGAGCTGCCGAAGATCGACAAGCTGCGGCACTACTTCAACCACCCCGGTTTCGTGGAGCCCATGGTCGACGGGGTGATCGAGTCCCTCGCCGAGTTCCCCGAGGACGTCCGCGACGGCGCCCACCTCGCCTTCTCGACCCACTCGATCCCGAACGCGTCCGCGGACACCTCCGGCCCGGTCGAGGGCCATGGCGAGGGCGGCGCGTACGTCGCGCAGCACCTCGAGGTCGCCCGGCTGATCGCGGACGCCGTCCGTGAGCGCACCGGCGTCGACCACCCCTGGCAGCTCGTCTACCAATCGCGCTCCGGCGCCCCGCACATCCCGTGGCTGGAGCCGGACATCTGCGACCACCTGGAGGAGCGCCACGGATCCGGCGTCCCGGCCGTGGTGATCGCCCCCATCGGCTTCGTCTCCGACCACATGGAGGTCCTCTACGACCTCGACACGGAGGCGAAGGCCAAGGCCGAGGAGCTGGGCCTGCCGATGCGCCGCTCGGCGACCGTCGGCGACGACCCGCGGTTCGCCGCCGCGGTCCGCGACCTGGTCCTGGAGCGGGCCGGGGTGGAGCGCGGGCAGGAGGTCACGCCCTGCGCCCTCGGCGCGCTCGGGGCCGACCACGACGTCTGTCCGGTCGGCTGCTGCCCGGCCCGTGCCGCCAAGCCCGCAGCCGCGGGCGTCGACAGCCCGTACGCGTGA
- a CDS encoding MFS transporter: MPSPYRALFAAPGSKGFAAAGFVGRMPLSMMGIGVVTMISQLTGRYGLAGTLSATIALAAAAIGPQVSRLVDLHGQRRVLRPATLVALVASAGMLLAAHFRWPDWVLFVCAVGIGSVPSLGAMIRARWAALYRGTPQLHTAYSFESVVDEVCFIFGPIISIGLSTAWFPEAGPLLAACFLAVGVFWLTAQRATEPAPHPREHDGGRTALRAPGLQVLVATFVATGAIFGAVDVVTVAFAEEQGHKAAASLVLALYAAGSCVAGLVFGLLHFGGRPEPRWLLGICAMAVSMIPLLLVGNLPFLAVALFVSGLSIAPTMITTMSLIEQHVPRAQLTEGMTWISTGLAVGVALGSSVAGWVIDAAGARAGYGVPAVSGAVAVAVGFLGYRRLSRPAPRRGGSVEHGSEREERHVA; this comes from the coding sequence GTGCCCAGCCCCTACCGCGCCCTGTTCGCCGCCCCCGGCTCCAAGGGTTTCGCCGCCGCGGGCTTCGTCGGCCGGATGCCGCTGTCGATGATGGGCATCGGCGTGGTCACGATGATCTCCCAGCTCACCGGCAGGTACGGCCTCGCGGGCACGCTGTCGGCCACCATCGCGCTGGCCGCCGCGGCGATCGGCCCGCAGGTCTCCCGGCTGGTGGATCTGCACGGTCAGCGGCGGGTGCTGCGCCCGGCGACGCTCGTCGCGCTGGTGGCGTCCGCCGGGATGCTGCTCGCCGCGCACTTCCGCTGGCCGGACTGGGTGCTGTTCGTGTGCGCCGTCGGCATCGGCTCGGTGCCGAGTCTCGGCGCGATGATCCGCGCACGGTGGGCGGCCCTGTACCGCGGCACCCCGCAGCTGCACACCGCGTACTCCTTCGAGTCCGTCGTCGACGAGGTCTGCTTCATCTTCGGGCCGATCATCTCCATCGGGCTGTCCACGGCCTGGTTCCCGGAGGCGGGTCCGCTGCTCGCCGCCTGCTTCCTGGCGGTCGGCGTCTTCTGGCTCACCGCGCAGCGGGCCACCGAACCGGCCCCGCACCCGCGCGAGCACGACGGCGGCCGTACGGCCCTGCGCGCGCCGGGCCTGCAGGTCCTGGTGGCCACCTTCGTGGCGACCGGGGCGATCTTCGGGGCGGTGGACGTGGTCACCGTGGCCTTCGCCGAGGAGCAGGGCCACAAGGCTGCCGCGAGCCTCGTGCTCGCCCTCTACGCTGCGGGGTCCTGCGTCGCGGGGCTCGTGTTCGGGCTGCTGCACTTCGGGGGACGGCCCGAACCTCGCTGGCTGCTGGGCATATGCGCCATGGCCGTGAGTATGATCCCCCTCCTACTGGTCGGAAACTTGCCGTTTCTGGCCGTGGCGTTGTTCGTTTCGGGCCTGTCCATCGCTCCCACGATGATCACGACGATGTCCCTGATCGAGCAGCACGTACCACGCGCGCAACTGACCGAGGGGATGACCTGGATCAGTACCGGGCTCGCGGTCGGGGTCGCGCTCGGCTCCTCCGTGGCCGGCTGGGTGATCGACGCGGCCGGTGCGCGCGCCGGGTACGGGGTTCCGGCGGTGTCCGGGGCCGTCGCGGTCGCGGTCGGTTTCCTGGGGTACCGCCGGCTCAGCAGGCCGGCTCCACGTCGGGGAGGCAGCGTTGAGCACGGCAGCGAGCGCGAAGAACGGCACGTGGCGTAA